The nucleotide window GCTGCCGGGCAGCGTGCAGCATGCGCTCAATCTGGAGCCGCAGATCCGGCCGTGGGCGGAGCGCTTTGCCAGCAAGCAGCACGCTTTGTACCTCGGCCGCGGCGTGCATTATCCGATTGCGATGGAAGGCGCGCTCAAGCTCAAGGAGATCACCTACATCCACGCAGAAGCCTATGCAGCTGGCGAGCTCAAGCATGGCCCCTTGGCCTTGGTTGATGAGGATATGCCGGTTGTTGTCATCGCACCCAACGACACCTTGCTGGAAAAAGTGAAGTCGAACATGCAGGAAGTGCGTGCGCGCGGCGGCGAGCTGTTCGTGTTTGCCGATCTCGACAGCCACTTCGGCGAATCCGATGGCATCCATGTGATCCGCACCCCACGCCATGTGGGCATGCTGAGCCCGGTGGTCCATGCCATTCCGGTGCAGATGCTGGCCTACCATGCAGCGCTGGCACGCGGGACCGATGTGGACAAGCCACGTAACCTGGCCAAGAGCGTCACGGTCGAATAGCTTAGGGCTACGCCTGTCGTTGGTCGGCATAGGCCAAAGGGATACGGAAAGCCGTGGCAGAATGGCGCCTCCATTGAGGAGCTACCCATGAAGATCCGTATCCCATTACCCAAACCACGCAACTCGGTCGCACCGGCAGCCAGCGCCCGCGTAGGTGGTGCGCATGGAAAACCGGCCAAGGCCAAGCGGCGGGATGCCAAGCAGGCGCTACAAGTCGCCATCAAGCAAGGGCGGGAAGTTTTTCCCGCCCTTGCTGTTTGTGGGGTCTGAACGGACTGGGTGCAATGAAAAAGGCCCCACCGGGGTGGGGCCTCAAGAAGGGCTACAGGCTTACTTGAAGTCGTAGCGAAGCGAGACCGAGTAGGTGCGGCCGCGTGGGTCGGCTACACGTGGGTCCCAGCCGGCACCGATGACGCCGTCCACATTGTGCCAGGTGAACTCGGGTTGACGATCGAACACATTGAGCACGGTTCCCGTAATCGTCATGCCCTTGATGCCTGTGTACGAAGTGACCAGGTTTGCCGTGGTGTGGGACGAAATGTCGCGCTTGGTTGGCGATACGAGCGTATAGCTGCTGCGATCTTCATCCTCGTAACCATCACGGTAGTTGACCGACACCGTGCTGTTCCAGGGACCCGAGCGGTAGCCGGTGCTGGCGGTCAGGCGCAAGGGCAGATACAGGTTGGTATTGGTCCACTTGCCTACGTACTCCACCATGGGCGCGGTTTTCAGCAGTTGCTCCTTATGGCTGAGCATCTTGGTGCCCGACACCGACGTGCTGACGCGCCCGCCAAAGGCATTCATCGCGTGCTGAACGCCAAAGTCGATACCCTTCGTCTCGCTGGACGCTGCGTTGATCCAGCCGGCTTGAACGTACTGCACCACGCCGCTGGCATCACGCACGAAGTTGCCGCGGAACAGATCGTAGTTCTGGATCATGTTGGTGACACTGAGCTGGCGGATACGGTCTTCGAGCTTGACTTGCCAGTAATCGGCGAAGATTTGCAGATCACGCGCCGGCGACAGCACGAAACCGGCCGTGGCTTGCTTGGACAGCTCCGGTGTCAGTGTGGGGTTACCGCCCTGGCGATAGGGAAGACCGGCGCGGTTACACTGGGTGGCATCCTTGGGATTGTTGATATCGGCGCACAGCTCAGGGTCACGATAGGCACCCGTCAAGTTCAGCTCAGTGGAGCCCAGTTTGACTTGCTGCGGTGTGGGCGCGCGGAAGCCCGTGTTCGCCGATGCGCGGATGAGCACTTCCGGTGTGGGGGTGAACTTGAAGCCGATCTTGGGATTGGTGGTGCCGCCGATGGACTGGTACTCGTCATGGCGTGCCTGCAAGGTCACTTCGAGCGTCTGGCTCGGGCGCACTACCAATTCACCGTAAACGGCGCCGATGTCGCGGCTCAGCTTGGGCGAAGAGGCGTTACCGGCACAACCCATGACCGAGTTCGACAGTGCCGCGTTGGCGGTGCTGAACGAGGACACGCAGTTGTAGGCAGTGACACCGGAGAACTCATAGGTCTCCTGGCGCAGGTTGAGGCCGACGGCAAAGTCAAACTCGGCGCCAAAGAACGTGCCCAGATTGCCGGACAGGGTGGCATCGGCTTGCTTGACGCTGGTCTTGCCGCCAGACAGGCGACCCCTGACCTGCATGTCCTCGATCGCTGCTTGCACGGCAGCACTTTGCGTTTCGCCCGGATTCAGGAACGGGTTGTACTGGCCCGAGGAGAGCAGGGTGATCAGCTTCTTGGTGTCGGCATAACCTTGCTTGAGTTGGGTCGACGCCTCCGCCGAGCCTGCACCCACGCCGAT belongs to Chitinimonas sp. BJYL2 and includes:
- a CDS encoding TonB-dependent siderophore receptor — encoded protein: MKLKTVVQCLTAVGLLSPAWAAAEEVGTDKPAKTEKIQITGSSIKRAANDKALPVETLTRVQIEQLGITSADQLVNQLAANVAGANNPVSTNTVFGADQDRLTGGAANANLRGLGPTGTLVLLNGRRVSTHGTSGGSVDLNAIPMDAIERVETLKDGASAIYGTDAIGGVINFITRKSYEGLALRGSYSSPEASGGGQQSRVSVTGGVGNLANDGFNLMGSLTLDDNKILRGIDREWATGYQPHRYLTPDSTSSYHANIIMSAGTALNPNGAGTADDGTVVGATDPTRYTNLNLLAIQGRCEELPYQVPLAPNTTIWDNFGYTKANSQYRCTRDYGRTYMLAAPKQAANGLIKGTMQLGDHTASIEVVGSRTEVDGEYAPFQFSTTSNAVTHLQPSSPHYLDMRALVGATQFDPTKPIAYRLNMMDWGFRRNTNISENLRVQATLDGTIGAYDYSIGVGAGSAEASTQLKQGYADTKKLITLLSSGQYNPFLNPGETQSAAVQAAIEDMQVRGRLSGGKTSVKQADATLSGNLGTFFGAEFDFAVGLNLRQETYEFSGVTAYNCVSSFSTANAALSNSVMGCAGNASSPKLSRDIGAVYGELVVRPSQTLEVTLQARHDEYQSIGGTTNPKIGFKFTPTPEVLIRASANTGFRAPTPQQVKLGSTELNLTGAYRDPELCADINNPKDATQCNRAGLPYRQGGNPTLTPELSKQATAGFVLSPARDLQIFADYWQVKLEDRIRQLSVTNMIQNYDLFRGNFVRDASGVVQYVQAGWINAASSETKGIDFGVQHAMNAFGGRVSTSVSGTKMLSHKEQLLKTAPMVEYVGKWTNTNLYLPLRLTASTGYRSGPWNSTVSVNYRDGYEDEDRSSYTLVSPTKRDISSHTTANLVTSYTGIKGMTITGTVLNVFDRQPEFTWHNVDGVIGAGWDPRVADPRGRTYSVSLRYDFK